Proteins encoded together in one Styela clava chromosome 12, kaStyClav1.hap1.2, whole genome shotgun sequence window:
- the LOC144430611 gene encoding kelch-like protein 7, translating into MDLVLPWKKKPNDKNCDFTLIIGDRPIGVHRKVLRKETLYFDENFPVNLDTTCETYNVQNTSHAAVHACVRFIYKRKFTPNMEIIEDVFNLSRTWRLKNLKKICNDFLKNSMNDMQCVVIKKLSQKLEDLKLEHECDEYLLTHLDSIVNYDNICHLSITEVSMICSDYVGPTTGFGIPDLEAKDSVLWKLITKWVDYDIDKREEQLCKMIQTASFTYFDVTLVEKHILENPHVKNCEKCKIYVEERLLEVLEHKLSFDKEIQNLGIIEQICTSEEMDFVLLLAGKYNKQNLEMGVNSCLQKNSENNVNHSNENLDFSKSEMCEFIQETQF; encoded by the coding sequence ATGGATTTAGTACTGCCTTGGAAAAAGAAGCCGAATGATAAGAATTGTGATTTTACTTTAATTATTGGAGATCGACCAATCGGAGTTCATCGAAAAGTATTGAGAAAAGAAACACTTTATTTTGATGAAAACTTTCCAGTAAACTTGGATACAACCTGTGAAACGTACAACGTACAAAACACTTCACATGCTGCAGTACACGCATGTGTTAGATTTATATACAAAAGGAAATTTACTCCAAATATGGAAATAATTGAAGATGTTTTCAATCTTTCTAGAACATGgagattaaaaaatttaaaaaaaatttgcaatgattttctgaaaaattcaaTGAATGATATGCAGTGCGTTGTGATAAAGAAACTGTCACAAAAACTTGAAGATTTGAAATTAGAGCATGAATGTGACGAATATCTTTTAACGCACTTAGATAGCATAGTCAATTATGATAATATTTGTCATCTAAGCATAACCGAAGTGTCGATGATTTGTTCTGACTACGTTGGGCCTACTACAGGATTTGGTATTCCTGATCTTGAAGCAAAAGATTCAGTTTTGTGGAAATTAATTACAAAATGGGTCGACTACGACATCGACAAACGTGAGGAACAATTGTGCAAAATGATTCAAACTGCATCATTTACTTACTTTGACGTAACTTTGGTTGAAAAGCATATATTAGAAAACCCGCACGTAAAAAATTGCGAAAAGTGCAAAATCTATGTAGAAGAACGTTTACTCGAAGTTTTGGAACACAAGTTATCTTTTGataaagaaattcaaaatttagggaTAATTGAGCAGATTTGTACCTCCGAAGAAATGGATTTTGTGCTTTTACTGGCAGgaaaatacaacaaacaaaatcTTGAAATGGGAGTTAATTCTTGTTTGCAGAAGAATTCTGAAAATAACGTAAATCATAGTAAtgaaaatttggatttttcAAAATCAGAAATGTGTGAATTTATACAAGAGACGCAATTTTAG